A window of Mycolicibacterium madagascariense genomic DNA:
ATCTGGGGCATTGCTCATTCCTTTCTCTCCTGTGTCCTCGCCACGGGTGTGGCGAGTTACGTCGGCCGGCGCGGCCGGACGAACCGGGTCCGCGATCTACCAGTCGTCCTCCTCGTCGTCCTCGGCGGGCAGTGGGGTCGGCGCCCTCAGGCCAGGCCGGCTGCCCGCGCCGCGAGCACGCTCACCCGTCGCTCCCGACGGCCCGACGCCGCTACCCCCGACCGGAGCAAGGCCGGCGCCGCCCACTCCGGCCGCCGCCGAGGGCGCGGTCGTCGTGGCCTGCTCGCCAAGCAGGCCCGCCATCAACGGGGTCCTGGTCGACGTCCCACACAAGCCGGGGAGCGACGCCGCGCGCACCAGCCCGGCACCGGCGGCCGCACCGCTGCCCCCGGCGAGTGGATGGTTCGACACCGGGCTGGCGCCGACGAGCCCCAGCTGCGTCTCGTCCGAACCGAAGCCGCTACCCAGCTGACCGAAGATCTGCATCACCTGCTGCAACGGCTGGGTGAGTTGCTGCACCGGCTGCATGACCTGCTGGGGCAGCTGTCCCACCATGGCGCCGAGCTGTGACGCCACCTGGCCCGCCAGCTGTGCACCCTGCTGCACGAGCTGGTCCGGTCGGCCGGCGTCGCGCCCGTCCTCCTGCGCACGTCCCCCGGCACGCTGCCCGGCCATGTTCGCGGCGCTGACCAACTCACCCGACTCCAGCGCCGCGGATCGACCCGCACCCTCTGCACTGACGTGTGCGAACGCCGTCTCGCGCAGGAGCGACCCGGGCATCAGGGCCGCGTTTCGGGCGGCGGCCGCCGCGGCCGTGCTCTCCCCGACGCCCGGCACCACGATCGGCGTCATCGGCGGGATGGGCTCGAAGACCGTGTTGGCACTCGTCGCGGCCTGATAGCCCGCCATCGCGTCCGCTGCCTGATTCCACATCCGCACGAAGTAGTCGGTCTCGTTGACCGCGATCGGCGCGGTGTTGACGCCGAGGAAGTTGGTGGCCTCCAGCGTGGCGTGGGTGACGTGGTTGCCCTCGATCTCCGGCAGCGGAGGCGTGGCGGCCAACGCCGCGGCGTAGGCCGCCGCCTGCGCCATGGCCTGCACGGCCCGCTTCTGCGCCTGCAGTGCCGCGGTGCGCAGCCACATGACCATCGGCGTGGTCGCCTGTACGGCCCGGTCGCTACCGGCACCCTGCCATGTCGCCTGCAGCGCAACCAGATTGGCGGCGAGCTCGTCGGCCTGGGTCTCCAGCGAGAGGGCCAGCGCCTCCCAGCCTGCCGCGGCCTGATACATCGGCCCGACCCCCGCACCGGCCATCAGCCGCCCCGTGTTGACCTCGGGCGGCAACGCACCGTAGAACATCGCCATCATCGCCGGGACCGCAGACATCGTGTCCGCGCCTACGCGAAGACTGCCGCGCCGGAGGAGTCGGTGGCGTCGTAGACCCCGCTCGCCTCGACGTAGGCCGCACCGGTTCGCGAGAGTTCCTCCTGCGCAAGCGCATTGATGGCCAGCATCTGCATGCCCTCGGTGGCGAAGGCGAGCGCCGCCTGCAGCGACACCTCCTCGGCTCCCGCCGGAGCCAGCGCGCTGACTTCCGCGCCGGCGGCCGTACCGACTGCCAGCCCGCGCAGGCCGTTGGCGACGACCGCGGTGCCCACCCCGATGGCGCCCGGATCGTGGTGAAGTGGTTGCATGGCTCGACTCCTCCTGGCATTGAGTGAAAGACATTGCGGGAGAATTGAATTCCGTCTTCGACGGCCAACGAGAATGCTACCGACCGCGCGGAGGGGGTCGTGACACTTCTTCTTCGGGCGGGTCCATGTAGACCGACTGGACGACTTCCTTGCCGTCCGGGGACACCAGCAGCGCCTGGCCAGGCGGTCTGCGCTTCAGCTTGAACTCACTGGTGGGGAATTCCGCCTTCTCCCCCGACAGGAAGAGGGTCGGCGAACCCGCTCCGAACGCGGCACCCACGAATCTGTCCATCGTCGCGCGATGCGCCTGACTCATCTGGCACGTGACGATGACGTGCAACCCGATGTCGGCGGCCGCAGGCAGCAGTGGGGCCAGCGGCGCCATTGGTGAGAGCATTCCGCTCGCGGCGACGATCATGTGCCAGTCGTCGACCAGCAGCACGACGTCGGGCCCACTCCACCACGACCGCGACCGCAACTGCGCCGTGGTCAGCTGGGGGTTTGGCAGTCGCTTGGTCAGGTTCGCGGCGAGGGCCTTGACCGCCTCCTCCAGGCTCGCGGTGTTGCGGTTGACCGCACCCGCCGCCAACAGATGGGTCTGCGGCACCGCGTCGAGCAGGCCCGAGCGGTAGTCCGCGAGCATGAACCGGACCTGGGACGGGTCGTTGCGGGCGCAGATCGCGGACGCCACCGCATGGGCGATCCGCGTCTTCCCCGACTTCGGAGCGCCGAAGATCAGCAGGTGCGGTACCGCGTGCATCGGAGTGGACGCCACCGAGAGGTCCGACTCGCGCACCCCGAGGGGCACGGTCCACCTCGCCCGGTAGTCGGCTTGCGGACCGGGCGGGTCGGGATCGACGTCGCGTAGGTGCACCCGTTCGGGCAGGATCCGCACCTGAGGTGCGCGTTCGACGTGGCGCGCCGCCACCTGTTCGACGGCGGCGCCGATCGCCTCGACGATGCCGTCGACGTTCGGGACGCCGTCCATCCGGGGAACGCCGACCATCAGGTGGTGCTTCTCGGAGGAGACGGCCCGCCCCGGCCGATTGGCGGGGATGTCACGCGTGATGCGGTCGACCTGCGTCTCGTTCACGTCGCCGAGCCGAAACTCGACCTTGGTGCCGAGGTAGTCACGGACCCGGGACTTGAGCTCGGTCCAACGCGGCGTCGAGATGATCGCGTGGACACCGTAGGCCAGTCCCTGCCCGGCCACGTCCTGGACGACGGGCTCGAGTTCGGGGAACTCGGCGACGAAGGCCGGCCAGCCGTCGATCACCAGGAAGACGTCGCCGAAGGGGTCCGCCGACGCCGGGTGGGCCGGATCGTCGCGCATCTGCCGGTACGCCGCCACCGACCCGACCCGGTGTCGGGTGAACGCCGCTTCTCGTTGTCGCAGAACGGCTTTGATTTCGGCGACCACGCGGTTGACGCGGTCCGGCTCCGACCGGGTGGCGATGCCGCCCACGTGCGGCAGGTCCTGCAGATAGACCAGGCCACCGCCACCCATGTCCACGCAGTAGAACTGGATCTGCCGCGGGGTGTGGGTCGCCGACGCCGACAACACCAGGGTCTGCAGAAAGGTCGACTTGCCGGTCTGCGGTGCGCCGCCGATCGCGACGTTCCCACCCGCGGCGGACACGTCGATGCCCCAGACTTCCTGCCGATGCTTGCGCGGTTCGTCCATGATGCCGAGGGCGAACCGCAACGGGCGGCCCTCGTCGCGAGCGACGAGCTCGTCGACCGGGGTCGGATTCGTCAACGGCGGCAACCACATTCGGTAGGCCCGCGTCTCGCCGGTACCCAGCTGCTCGAGCACGACCTCCCGTAGTACCCGCGGCTCGGGCGACGCGGTCACGCCGTGGCCGCCTCGGCGATCGGGGCCACCGTGAAGCGTTGCACGCGGGGTCGACGCGGCGTGGGGCGCGTCGGTGCATGGTGGCCGTCGCGGGGGTCGGCCGTCGCCGGGACGTAGTTCGTCCCGGTGTACACGCTGTGGAACTTGACCGGGTCCTCCATACCGACCCGCAGGAACCCCACCCCGCTCTCCTTGTTCGTGATGTATTGCGCCTCAGGCGTTCCGATGACCGCCTTCGACTCGGCGGAGCTGGTCGTCCGCAGGGCGATGCGGTAGGTGAGGTTGGGCTCGAGCTTGTCGATGCGAATGCCACCGGTGTTCAGGGACTGGGTGGCGAGCAGCAGGTGCACGCGCAGTGACCGGCCGACGCGGCAGATGCGATCGAACAGCGCGATGAAGTCCGGATGGCTCTGCAGCAGCTCGGCGAACTCGTCGACGACCACGAACAGCGTGGGCAGCGGCGCCAGGTCGGCCCCGCGTTCGCGGAACTTCTCGTACTCGGCGACACCGGACAGCGCCCCCGCGGCGCCGACCACGGCCCCGGCCTGTCGCAGGATCGACTG
This region includes:
- a CDS encoding PPE family protein: MSAVPAMMAMFYGALPPEVNTGRLMAGAGVGPMYQAAAGWEALALSLETQADELAANLVALQATWQGAGSDRAVQATTPMVMWLRTAALQAQKRAVQAMAQAAAYAAALAATPPLPEIEGNHVTHATLEATNFLGVNTAPIAVNETDYFVRMWNQAADAMAGYQAATSANTVFEPIPPMTPIVVPGVGESTAAAAAARNAALMPGSLLRETAFAHVSAEGAGRSAALESGELVSAANMAGQRAGGRAQEDGRDAGRPDQLVQQGAQLAGQVASQLGAMVGQLPQQVMQPVQQLTQPLQQVMQIFGQLGSGFGSDETQLGLVGASPVSNHPLAGGSGAAAGAGLVRAASLPGLCGTSTRTPLMAGLLGEQATTTAPSAAAGVGGAGLAPVGGSGVGPSGATGERARGAGSRPGLRAPTPLPAEDDEEDDW
- the eccCb gene encoding type VII secretion protein EccCb; protein product: MTASPEPRVLREVVLEQLGTGETRAYRMWLPPLTNPTPVDELVARDEGRPLRFALGIMDEPRKHRQEVWGIDVSAAGGNVAIGGAPQTGKSTFLQTLVLSASATHTPRQIQFYCVDMGGGGLVYLQDLPHVGGIATRSEPDRVNRVVAEIKAVLRQREAAFTRHRVGSVAAYRQMRDDPAHPASADPFGDVFLVIDGWPAFVAEFPELEPVVQDVAGQGLAYGVHAIISTPRWTELKSRVRDYLGTKVEFRLGDVNETQVDRITRDIPANRPGRAVSSEKHHLMVGVPRMDGVPNVDGIVEAIGAAVEQVAARHVERAPQVRILPERVHLRDVDPDPPGPQADYRARWTVPLGVRESDLSVASTPMHAVPHLLIFGAPKSGKTRIAHAVASAICARNDPSQVRFMLADYRSGLLDAVPQTHLLAAGAVNRNTASLEEAVKALAANLTKRLPNPQLTTAQLRSRSWWSGPDVVLLVDDWHMIVAASGMLSPMAPLAPLLPAAADIGLHVIVTCQMSQAHRATMDRFVGAAFGAGSPTLFLSGEKAEFPTSEFKLKRRPPGQALLVSPDGKEVVQSVYMDPPEEEVSRPPPRGR
- a CDS encoding PE family protein, producing MQPLHHDPGAIGVGTAVVANGLRGLAVGTAAGAEVSALAPAGAEEVSLQAALAFATEGMQMLAINALAQEELSRTGAAYVEASGVYDATDSSGAAVFA